In a genomic window of Scheffersomyces stipitis CBS 6054 chromosome 4, complete sequence:
- the NAF2.1 gene encoding DNA-binding proteins Bright/BRCAA1/RBP1 (fungal Zn(2)-Cys(6) binuclear cluster domain DNA-binding proteins Bright/BRCAA1/RBP1 and related proteins containing BRIGHT domain~go_component nucleus~go_function transcription factor activity; zinc ion binding~go_process regulation of transcription, DNA-dependent~go_component nucleus~go_function transcription factor activity; zinc ion binding~go_process regulation of transcription, DNA-dependent): MDIFDSALKNPEPPNKHNEYSTNNNNYSSENINPDNPNNPNINPNNNTLNPNTYHTNPNIINTNINPNNQNFNTNPNINNPNIGPNSDINHNINHNYYMMQSQLPRALPTLPPLTGGAYPQMVDQLPSIQDIGVSKDGTGNGSIGKKKRKKNSRRKHRNSHLGCGTCKKRRIKCDETLPACLNCLKGKLHCAYLNLDSTGRNALRMAQYNQNLRQDKLDQPLKKDKDSSSDQNTNTNSPSDILLKSTNNSPPTLQVTTHQLPTHPQQLQQVYSTGPLQQSYSIVQQLPPGAAPPPGAPQTATVIQSPYGPLVTLQPILANGGVVYTTAPLGAQPQAIPIQLVQAPPQPQHQPIPTHLVTEPVPSQMPTQMASGPVSIPSGAMPMASIPNAMSGRTYAEVSPRGKEEIALPPISAKSTSYTDLKAAERLAQYADKSPVLTNDMIQGHSPSDQPTSSFSNLTISGRRDEAIRLPSIKSLTTSSSDNSNNDATEDKVPSISKLLS; encoded by the coding sequence atgGACATATTTGATTCAGCGTTGAAGAATCCCGAACCTCCCAACAAACACAACGAATACAGCaccaataataataattatTCCAGTGAAAATATCAATCCTGATAATCCTAACAACCCAAATATCAATCCTAACAACAATACTCTCAATCCCAACACTTACCATACTAACCCCAATATTATCAATACTAACATAAACCCTAATaatcaaaatttcaatacCAACCCTAACATAAATAATCCTAATATCGGGCCTAACTCTGATATCAACCACAACATTAACCACAACTACTATATGATGCAATCACAACTTCCGCGTGCGCTTCCCACATTGCCTCCACTAACTGGCGGAGCCTATCCACAGATGGTGGACCAACTTCCTCTGATTCAAGACATAGGTGTGTCCAAAGACGGTACTGGCAACGGTCTGATCGGTAAGAAGAaacgaaagaagaattctcGTAGAAAACACAGAAACTCCCACTTAGGCTGTGGAACTTGCAAAAAGCGTAGAATCAAGTGTGACGAGACTTTGCCAGCCTGTCTCAACTGCCTCAAGGGAAAACTCCATTGCGCCTATTTGAATCTCGATTCAACCGGTAGAAATGCCTTGAGAATGGCCCAGTATAACCAGAACTTGCGCCAAGATAAGCTAGACCAGCCTCTTAAAAAGGACAAAGACTCTCTGCTGGACCAGAATACTAATACAAATTCTCCGTCAGATATCCTACTCAAGTCTACCAACAACTCTCCTCCAACTCTCCAAGTTACCACGCACCAGCTTCCGACACATCCACAACAGCTTCAGCAAGTATATTCCACTGGTCCGCTCCAGCAGCTGTACTccattgttcaacaacttcctCCGGGAGCCGCTCCTCCACCTGGAGCTCCACAGACAGCTACTGTAATACAATCTCCGTATGGACCATTGGTGACATTACAGCCAATTCTAGCTAACGGTGGTGTAGTATATACAACAGCTCCTCTTGGGGCACAGCCTCAGGCTATTCCAATCCAGTTAGTCCAGGCTCCTCCACAACCTCAGCATCAACCTATACCGACACATCTAGTTACTGAACCTGTACCGTCTCAGATGCCAACTCAAATGGCTTCTGGGCCTGTCCTGATTCCCTCTGGAGCTATGCCTATGGCCCTGATTCCCAATGCCATGAGTGGTAGAACCTATGCTGAGGTTCTGCCTCGTGGCAAGGAGGAAATAGCACTTCCACCTATTTCTGCTAAGAGTACCAGCTACACTGATCTCAAGGCAGCCGAGCGATTGGCTCAGTATGCGGATAAGTCGCCTGTTCTAACCAACGACATGATCCAGGGCCATTCGCCCAGTGACCAGCCTACTTCGTCGTTCTCCAATCTTACTATCAGTGGTAGGAGAGATGAGGCTATCAGACTCCCTTCCATCAAATCGTTAACCACTTCCAGTAGcgacaactccaacaatgaCGCTACCGAGGATAAGGTGCCCAGCATCCTGAAGCTACTCTCGTAG
- a CDS encoding predicted protein (go_function ATP binding~go_process mismatch repair) has product MPIQRLSESVINRIAAGEIIIQPVNALKEMLENSIDAGASSIDIVVKDGGTKLLQIADNGHGIAKEDLPLLCERFATSKLSRFEDLESIQTYGFRGEALASISHIARLSVVTKTATSAVAYKAFYANGKLSGQNFKSSANTEPKPVAGKVGTQITVEDLFYNLPQRLKGLKSKSDEFSRILDVIGRYAIHCKDVGFSCKKHGEPYQILSTRAQLPIKERIRTIFGNSIATDILEVDLDTNIEKEYGTDNSKYGLISVTGAITNSNYNNKKRIPPVFFINNRLVACEPLKRAVSGVYQFFLPKGSYPFIYLSLQIDAQNVDVNIHPTKREVRFLHEEEIIELIVDKVHLILSSVDTSRKFKTQTILSNTGTAKRPIDEFSALSTQSQKKYRQENKLVRVDRQQTKLSAFIAGQSETSYKESILKETKRKEDKSNEQIVEELEESDKEVDEAEDTETTNTSDIDTKVTTNSRRRVRVSLDSIIELRKQVNEEVHRPLTDILNNAVYVGIVDEEKRLCCFQYDVKLYLCDYASLLHEFYYQVALYEFCNYGEILLSESIPLEDILSPLYAEEREKTLIDKDTIIDTIWAMRNMFAEYFRIGFVENSKGTKCLQSLPMLVKDVKPAYPKLPYFIYRLGNRINYNDEKECLGGIMRQISLLYVPEPIFSGSSDPPSDPSSDPSKADTESSSSSEARQWLDHTLEDVLFPQIKTRFLAPSQLMKDVVQIADLPGLYRVFERC; this is encoded by the exons ATGCCTATTCAACGTCTCTCAGAGTCTGTGATCAATAGGATCGCAGCTGGGGAAATCATCATCCAACCAGTCAACGCTTTGAAGGAAATGCTAGAAAACTCCATTGACGCCGGAGCTTCTTCTATAGATATTGTTGTCAAAGACGGCGGCACCAAATTGCTCCAAATCGCTGACAACGGCCATGGtattgccaaagaagacCTACCGTTGCTCTGCGAACGTTTCGCAACTTCGAAGTTGTCCAGGTTTGAGGACCTAGAATCGATCCAGACGTACGGATTTCGTGGGGAGGCACTTGCTTCCATTTCCCATATTGCTCGGTTATCTGTTGTGACGAAAACAGCCACTTCTGCTGTCGCATACAAAGCGTTTTATGCGAATGGCAAACTTTCAGGACagaacttcaagtcttctgcCAACACAGAGCCCAAGCCCGTTGCCGGTAAGGTCGGAACCCAAATCACAGTAGAAGACCTTTTCTATAATCTCCCACAACGTCTTAAGGGTCTCAAGTCGAAAAGTGACGAATTTTCACGCATTCTAGACGTAATTGGCAGATACGCTATCCATTGCAAGGATGTAGGTTTTAGTTGTAAGAAACACGGAGAACCTTACCAAATTCTTCTGACGCGTGCCCAGTTACCtatcaaagaaagaatacGAACGATATTTGGCAATTCAATCGCTACTGACATCTTGGAAGTAGATTTGGATACgaatattgaaaaggaaTATGGCACAGACAATCTGAAGTACGGCTTGATTTCAGTCACGGGTGCAATTACAAACTccaactacaacaataaGAAACGGATTCCACCagttttcttcatcaataaTAGACTTGTGGCGTGTGAACCGTTGAAACGAGCAGTTTCTGGAGTatatcaattcttcttaCCCAAAGGCTCGTACCCGTTTATCTACTTGAGTTTGCAAATTGATGCCCAGAATGTCGATGTAAATATTCACCCTACGAAGCGAGAGGTGAGGTTTTTACATGAAGAGGAGATCATAGAGTTGATTGTAGATAAGGTCCATTTGATACTTTCTAGCGTAGACACCTCACGAAAGTTCAAGACCCAGACCATTCTTTCTAATACCGGCACAGCCAAAAGACCCATTGATGAGTTTTCGGCTCTATCAACACAAtcacagaagaaatatcGACAGGAGAATAAACTCGTGCGAGTGGATAGGCAGCAAACCAAGCTATCGGCGTTCATTGCAGGGCAGTCGGAGACAAGTTACAAAGAGAGTATTCtcaaagaaacaaagagaaaagaagacaaatCCAACGAGCAGATAgtggaagaattggaagaactggataaagaagttgatgaagcagaa GATACAGAGACCACAAATACGTCAGACATCGACACAAAGGTCACCAccaactccagaagaagagtgaGGGTCTCTTTGGATAGTATTATTGAATTGAGGAAACAAGTTAATGAGGAAGTCCACAGACCACTCACCGACATATTGAATAATGCCGTTTATGTTGGCATAGTAGACGAAGAGAAACGGTTATGTTGTTTCCAATACGACGTCAAATTGTATCTCTGCGACTACGCTTCACTTCTTCATGAGTTCTACTATCAAGTGGCACTTTATGAATTCTGCAACTACGGAGAAATCCTTCTATCTGAGAGCATACCGTTGGAGGACATTCTTTCACCACTCTatgcagaagaaagagagaagacACTTATAGACAAAGATACCATCATCGACACCATATGGGCCATGAGGAATATGTTTGCCGAATACTTCAGAATTGGATTTGTAGAGAACTCCAAGGGAACAAAGTGTTTACAATCATTGCCAATGTTGGTTAAAGACGTCAAACCTGCATACCCTAAGTTACCGTACTTTATCTACAGATTGGGGAACCGCATTAACTACAATGATGAGAAGGAGTGTCTTGGAGGCATCATGAGACAGATTTCACTTCTTTACGTGCCTGAGCCTATTTTTAGTGGTTCTAGTGATCCACCTAGTGATCCATCTAGTGATCCATCTAAAGCAGATACAGAGT CTAGTTCTAGCAGCGAGGCTCGACAATGGCTCGACCACACTTTGGAAGACGTTTTGTTTCCGCAGATCAAGACTCGGTTTCTTGCACCCAGCCAGCTAATGAAGGATGTGGTCCAGATTGCCGATCTTCCTGGGTTGTACCGAGTATTTGAACGGTGCTGA
- a CDS encoding predicted protein — translation MFIENSINDKYLHTLNLGAFPLNVLEFQESQDFFQQLIFIDYQLQLLIQNEFNRNEFITAKSLELQGKTSPKEKLVSLINYVHSITLNYNNSTNSYDEKLYYSIIMAHLYYLNSQVTEMQQMLRSVPVAIKFQPSESQTKEQNDFIHYLSCRYHVLMGFTSAKNAYQIWLEYLYQFEVRFTKSEIAAQYWLDLMFVRLGNRLTDNGIAQLSFQGLKSHKFFDNKLAVIRFGSFLLRPEGRLVNSSFKTEFASFLAQDLEARLGNQTSFPDASNSNDELDNYVDNLYQSLSYLPNHKSLLKPSSSRKFLINSTAKSYQSQIILANYIFTLIELKEYDEAFAAFKTYINYLEKEQEQLGGLIENIMLVIDLYATCIISFNPLNSFANKSAESRFKYTTPSTVSAHLSKFIGQLHSYLNKLSAFVDMSFDVSDDDKNMPLSFLYRKYNINILQTDKSQFIQLVSKAWYAIGNYYYNLSVYNSANEEALKVNTENVLSNYKNSLIVNSTGSELYLFSYALALSNSNQLQASAKLCKFILKKYPESFKTWNLLVLLLSAFEANDPAAEMPAVPERLQSAPSPEADGTAADPSSNGFTSEHSIQVKKRSLTEPEKFVNNALNIAGLYVLKFKQKDIKLSPEIKYEILQLKLTQLAVWEQIHGVSYILEYLTEVFVLYHELFEVELEGGDFSNGHSNGRATTGNKWSHRPSVMDSSPAAAAKEAVSSSTKDRLLNVDRIKRISRLVPSKRQRHDASSTTSSSVKSNHLERRILQDLWLWTARIYLKIGLLEDCEQCIVEAETIYQPNNKTFTTLGYLTSKNRKFLALQEFERSLENFEKDDPYNRIDYGYSLLGLCKLFLIDDEKDNSLFISATDVNAGIIRMKNLLEKFSLSWPYGQNSPEVWHYLSKIYEIVDDKTLLTKSLWKCVELEDYRPVRSFAVCNDFNY, via the exons ATGTTCATTGAAAACTCCATCAACGATAAGTATCTCCACACACTCAACTTGGGAGCATTCCCATTGAATGTTTTGGAATTCCAGGAATCGCAGGATTTCTTTCAGCAGCTCATTTTCATTGATtaccaacttcaacttctcatcCAGAATGAGTTCAATCGTAATGAATTTATCACAGCCAAGCTGTTGGAGCTCCAAGGCAAAACGTCGCCCAAGGAGAAGTTGGTTCTGCTTATCAACTATGTTCACTCCATCACACTAAACTACAACAACTCCACCAACTCTTACGATGAGAAGTTGTACTACTCCATCATTATGGCTCATTTGTATTACTTGAACTCGCAAGTAACAGAAATGCAGCAGATGTTGAGATCAGTACCGGTTGCTATCAAGTTTCAACCCAGCGAATCGCAGACAAAAGAGCAGAACGACTTTATCCACTACTTAAGTTGTAGATACCACGTTTTGATGGGTTTCACTTCTGCTAAAAACGCTTACCAGATCTGGCTCGAGTACTTGTACCAGTTCGAGGTGCGATTCACGAAGTCTGAAATCGCAGCCCAGTATTGGCTTGACTTGATGTTTGTCAGATTAGGAAACCGTTTAACCGATAATGGAATAGCTCAGCTCTCTTTCCAAGGTTTGAAGCTGCACAAGTTCTTTGATAATAAGCTAGCTGTGATTCGTTTCGGCTCTTTTTTGTTGAGGCCAGAAGGAAGATTGGTTAACAGCAGCTTCAAGACTGAGTTTGCAAGCTTTTTGGCCCAAGACTTGGAGGCAAGACTTGGCAACCAGACCTCTTTTCCTGATGCTTCTAACTCAAACGACGAGTTGGACAACTACGTAGACAACTTGTACCAGTCACTCAGCTATCTTCCTAACCATAAATCGCTCTTAAAACCGTCTTCGTCTAGGAAGTTTTTGATAAACTCGACTGCAAAGTCGTACCAAAGTCAAATTATCCTTGCTAATTATATCTTCACTTTGATTGAGCTTAAGGAGTACGACGAAGCATTTGCTGCGTTCAAGACTTACATCAACTACTTAGAAAAGGAGCAGGAACAGCTTGGAGGACTCATAGAAAATATCATGCTAGTTATAGACCTCTATGCTACATGTATCATCAGCTTCAATCCGTTGAACTCGTTTGCAAACAAGTCTGCCGAGTCGAGATTCAAGTACACTACTCCTAGTACTGTTCTGGCTCATTTACTGAAGTTTATAGGTCAGTTGCATTCgtacttgaacaagttgtcagCATTCGTGGACATGAGCTTTGATGTCAGCGATGACGACAAGAATATGCCATTGTCGTTCTTGTATCGCAAGtacaacatcaacatcttgCAAACAGATAAGTCGCAATTCATCCAGTTAGTCTCCAAAGCATGGTATGCCATTGGTaactactactacaactTGTCAGTGTACAACTCGGCCAACGAAGAAGCACTTAAGGTCAACACCGAGAACGTTTTGAGTAACTACAAGAACAGTTTGATTGTCAACTCTACCGGAAGCGAACTTTATTTATTTAGCTATGCCTTGGCTCTTTCCAACTCTAATCAGTTGCAAGCTTCAGCCAAGTTGTGCAAATTCATTCTCAAAAAGTATCCGGAATCGTTCAAGACATGGAACTTATTGgtccttcttctctctgCATTTGAAGCCAATGATCCGGCTGCTGAGATGCCTGCTGTTCCTGAAAGATTACAAAGTGCTCCTTCACCAGAAGCGGACGGCACTGCAGCTGATCCCAGCTCCAATGGGTTTA CGAGTGAGCATTCGATCCAGGTGAAGAAACGATCATTGACTGAACCTGAGAAGTTTGTCAATAACGCGTTAAACATTGCAGGCTTGTATGTCTTAAAATTCAAGCAGAAGGACATCAAATTATCGCCAGAGATCAAATATGAGATCTTgcagttgaagttgaccCAGTTGGCAGTCTGGGAACAGATCCACGGAGTCAGCTACATCCTAGAGTATCTTACTGAGGTGTTTGTGTTGTATCATGAGCTCTTCGAAGTAGAATTAGAAGGTGGAGACTTCTCCAACGGCCACTCCAATGGAAGGGCAACTACTGGTAACAAATGGTCTCATAGACCTAGCGTAATGGACTCGTCGCccgctgctgctgctaaAGAAG CTGTCAGCTCCAGCACTAAAGACAGACTCTTGAACGTGGATAGAATCAAGAGAATCTCGCGACTCGTACCTAGCA AACGGCAACGCCATGATG CCTCTAGCACTACGTCTAGCTCTGTCAAGTCCAACCACTTGGAACGTAGAATACTCCAGGACCTTTGGTTGTGGACTGCTCGTATCTACTTAAAAAttggtcttcttgaagattgtgAGCAGTGCATTGTAGAAGCTGAGACCATCTACCAACCCAACAACAAGACATTTACGACGTTGGGTTATCTTACTTCTAAGAACAGAAAGTTCTTAGCCTTGCAAGAATTCGAGCGTTCGTTGGAAAACTTCGAAAAGGACGACCCTTACAATCGTATCGACTACGGCTACTCGTTACTTGGTCTCTGTAAATTGTTTTTGATTGACGACGAAAAAGACAACTCACTATTCATCTCGGCTACCGACGTCAACGCTGGTATTATCAGaatgaagaacttgttggagaaattCAGCTTGAGCTGGCCGTACGGACAGAACAGCCCTGAGGTCTGGCACTACTTGCTGAAGATCTACgagattgttgatgacAAGACTTTGTTGACCAAGAGCTTGTGGAAGTGTGTTGAGTTAGAGGACTACAGACCAGTTCGGAGTTTTGCTGTGTGTAATGATTTCAACTACTGA
- a CDS encoding predicted protein (go_function translation initiation factor activity~go_process translational initiation) — translation MTEVVAREVYYCGVCSFPPEYCEFGVSLKRCKDWLQDNNQELFDKIYSDDALATQTSTLSIERQEKISQELAKKQLKEEAKQERELQKKLASKVLIKRIERNRRKHIISISGLEVFNIDMKKLAKTFASKFATGASVTKTADKKEEILVQGDVSDEAKEYIEKLLEEQGLNGVEVEQVDEKKKKKATAPGATPAA, via the coding sequence ATGACAGAGGTTGTCGCCAGAGAAGTGTACTACTGTGGGGTTTGCAGTTTCCCTCCCGAATACTGCGAGTTTGGCGTTTCTTTGAAGCGTTGCAAAGATTGGCTTCAGGACAACAACCAAGAGCTTTTTGACAAGATTTACTCCGACGATGCATTAGCCACGCAGACATCGACTTTGTCGATTGAAAGACAGGAAAAGATTTCTCAAGAGCTTGCGAAGAAACAGTTGAAGGAGGAGGCCAAACAGGAGCGtgaattgcaaaagaagCTTGCATCTAAGGTACTCATCAAAAGAATTgagagaaacagaagaaagcacATCATTTCCATTTCGGGATTGGAGGTATTCAATATCGacatgaagaagttggcaaaGACTTTTGCCTCAAAATTTGCTACAGGTGCCAGTGTCACTAAGACAGcagacaagaaagaagaaatcttggTACAGGGAGACGTTTCAGACGAGGCTAAAGAGtatattgaaaagttgttaGAGGAACAGGGTTTGAACGGAGTCGAGGTTGAGCAGGTTgacgaaaagaagaagaagaaggctaCTGCTCCAGGTGCTACACCAGCAGCATAG
- a CDS encoding predicted protein: protein MPAFVSSDRPQSASDRYSEDYNDSYEDSNSVASSNSISNSNSDNIYHSQVNSHDTSGNSFDSSTAHSPRFISDHSSPSGSRKMTKLSREQHLHNYDRLRAKLRANLSEANKGEASNIVLDHLNDLRSVYTNVQQERNRDTRIHLTDSEAFKETADFAATNARNLKFNDAGIALETRSFMSRLRRFASGDVGSHENDDDEDENITTGEEMFNRTNWIRLGILYHQVSRRAVSIDFLNGPLASERKKAVARNRNIDDTQSGAAATTAKHVQSSELETDEEKSTAHIIRSIFSTLQEMDLDEGVNFVKFFINPNSFAQSVENLFFISFLVRDGKLKVYQGPDSVPMVKIPTVEEMEEVSLRGKDVETNHHIANLDYATWEGLISTFNITESFLGHRDEEEDTIPQED, encoded by the exons ATGCCTGCCTTTGTCCTGTCTGACCGGCCCCAGTCTGCCAGCGATCGATATCTGGAAGATTATAACGATTCGTACGAAGATTCCAATTCTGTAGCAAGTTCAAACTCAATTTCTAATTCCAATTCTGACAACATATACCACAGCCAAGTCAACAGCCATGATACCAGTGGCAACAGCTTTGACAGTAGCACCGCCCACAGTCCTCGCTTCATTTCTGACCACAGCTCTCCCCTGGGCTCCCGGAAGATGACCAAGCTTCTGCGAGAACAGCATCTCCACAACTACGACCGTCTTCGAGCCAAACTTCGAGCCAATCTCTCCGAGGCTAACAAGGGTGAAGCCTCGAATATCGTCTTGGATCATCTTAATGATTTGCGGTCGGTCTACACCAATGTTCAACAGGAAAGAAATCGTGACACACGGATCCACTTGACCGACTCAGAAGCGTTCAAAGAAACGGCTGATTTTGCAGCAACCAACGCCCgaaacttgaagttcaatgaTGCTGGAATAGCTCTCGAAACGCGTCTGTTCATGTCACGTTTGCGACGTTTTGCTAGCGGAGACGTAGGCTCTC ACGAaaatgacgatgatgagGACGAAAACATCACTACAGGCGAAGAAATGTTCAATCGCACGAATTGGATCCGTTTGGGTATATTATACCATCAGGTGAGTCGAAGGGCTGTGCTGATAGACTTCTTAAACGGGCCCTTGGCTagtgaaagaaagaaggcGGTAGCAAGAAACCGCAATATAGATGACACGCAACTGGGAGCGGCTGCTACTACGGCCAAACATGTCCAGAGTAGCGAGCTTGAGACTGACGAAGAGAAAAGTACTGCCCATATTATCAGAAGTATCTTCAGCACTTTGCAGGAAATGGATTTGGATGAAGGAGTGAACTTTGTCAAGTTTTTCATCAATCCCAACTCGTTTGCCCAGTCGGTAGAAAACTTGTTTTTCATCAGCTTTCTTGTACGTGACGGTAAGTTGAAGGTGTATCAGGGCCCTGATCTGGTTCCTATGGTCAAGATTCCtactgtagaagaaatggagGAAGTATCTCTTCGAGGAAAGGACGTGGAAACTAACCACCATATCGCTAACCTAGACTATGCTACCTGGGAGGGACTCATCCTGACATTTAATATCACAGAGTCATTCTTGGGCCATCGtgacgaagaggaagacaCGATTCCTCAGGAAGAC
- a CDS encoding predicted protein (go_function O-sialoglycoprotein endopeptidase activity~go_process proteolysis and peptidolysis), with amino-acid sequence MSDEKQCLKASYLSPSYILLGDEYDLVQASQNISGQQNIEEQYTDYTAADFDYLSPNVQALLDRYSPLEPPKVIDQIKKTLDSADIGGIMPTAAYDFHLSTIGGLVDELCKKHGMNARNPPDLICVTRGPGMTGSLCSSTQFAKGLSVAWDVPIVGVHHMLGHLLIAQLPKTEQPWLGAPKYPFLSLLCSGGHTMLILSKSIQEHEIIVEVNDIAVGDSLDKCARELGLYGNMLGQELEKYINNFPEELKQEFDNVDIETRDNEYKFKLKMPFKGPGTGRVPKNIQFSFAQFLSAIQSYRIHYLNNEQFDNKTKQMIAYKTQETVFDHIVDRINVAFQKHGLDRSVYRNADGKFVGIQDFICSGGVAANRRLRQKLSSNLEYKEALRTDQDLAFHFPDLSLCTDNAIMIGVAGIEIFEKLRVKSDLNITPIRRWPMNQLLDVDGWVKVDDAEFNKVCKFEN; translated from the exons ATGTCGGATGAGAAGCAATGTTTGAAGGCCAGTTATTTATCTCCTTCTTATATTTTGCTAGGAGATGAATATGATCTTGTTCAGGCATCTCAAAATATATCCGG GCAAcagaatattgaagaacagTACACGGATTATACGGCTGCCGATTTCGACTACCTTTCGCCGAACGTACAAG CTCTCTTAGACCGATATCTGCCTCTAGAGCCCCCCAAAGTGATTGACCAGATCAAAAAGACATTAGATTCTGCTGATATAGGTGGAATTATGCCTACGGCAGCGTATGATTTCCATCTCTCTACCATAGGAGGTTTGGTAGATGAGCTCTGCAAGAAACATGGAATGAATGCTCGTAATCCACCAGATTTGATATGTGTAACCCGAGGTCCTGGAATGACAGGATCTTTATGTTCGAGCACACAATTTGCCAAAGGGTTATCTGTTGCATGGGATGTACCAATTGTAGGTGTTCACCATATGTTAGGGCATTTGCTTATAGCCCAGCTTCCTAAGACCGAGCAGCCATGGTTGGGTGCTCCTAAGTATCCTTTTCTTAGTTTACTTTGTAGCGGAGGTCACACGATGTTGATATTGCTGAAGTCGATTCAGGAGCACGAGATCATTGTCGAAGTGAATGACATCGCTGTGGGAGATTCTCTTGACAAATGCGCTCGCGAACTTGGGCTTTATGGGAATATGCTCGGACAAGAACTAGAAAAGTATATCAATAATTTCCCTGAGGAACTCAAACAAGAGTTCGACAATGTTGATATAGAAACCAGGGACAACGAGTACAAGTTCAAACTCAAGATGCCATTCAAAGGACCAGGAACTGGACGAGTTCCTAAGAATATCCAGTTTTCGTTTGCTCAGTTTTTGAGTGCTATTCAATCGTACCGGATTCATTATTTAAACAACGAGCAGTTTGACAATAAAACGAAGCAGATGATCGCTTACAAGACACAAGAGACAGTATTTGATCATATAGTGGACCGTATCAACGTAGCATTCCAGAAACACGGCTTGGACAGAAGCGTGTATAGAAACGCCGATGGAAAGTTCGTAGGTATCCAAGACTTCATCTGTTCCGGAGGTGTAGCAGCAAACAGGCGTTTGCGTCAAAAGTTGAGTTCGAATCTTGAGTATAAGGAAGCGTTACGAACCGACCAAGATTTAGCGTTCCATTTCCCGGACTTATCGCTTTGTACGGATAATGCCATCATGATCGGAGTTGCCGGAATCGAAATCTTTGAGAAATTGAGAGTCAAGTCGGACTTGAACATCACTCCTATAAGAAGATGGCCCATGAACCAGTTGCTTGATGTGGATGGCTGGGTAAAGGTGGATGACGCcgagttcaacaaagtgTGCAAGTTTGAAAACTAA